The Gossypium hirsutum isolate 1008001.06 chromosome A03, Gossypium_hirsutum_v2.1, whole genome shotgun sequence genome contains the following window.
TATACACGGAAAGGTTTTGTATTACAAATTAAGTTTGTATAATATCCTCTCCCTCACAATCTCTGAGTTCAATTTGTTATTTATACCTGCATGTATAGCTCCATTCTTCACTACTAGTCCTTATACATTGATTCTATTGGCGGTTTAACATTGAACTTAGATCGACTTAAGTAGGTAGGCTTTGGATCATGATTATTTTTTTCTGTGTTGCTGAATTACGAACTGAATATACTGGATTAGTGATCTACTCAAGTTTTTATTGTTGGATTCTTTTAAGAGCTAATTTATTTTGCATTGTTAAATAAGTTTCTACAAGTTCATTTTACTATCAATAGATGTAAACAGCTAAAACTGTTAAAAGCTACTAAGATTCTTTTCCATATTGAGTTTATTTGTGCTTACTCAGTGACTATTTGTCATCAGAAACAGCCTTGATTGTGTCTTCAACCCTATCCATTCAAATGGAGATCCACAGTCTCTATAAGGATGGTTGTTCTTTCTTTGTCTTTAAATATGCATGTGTGATACTTGTATAAGAAGTCTTTGACATTGTGCTATACGAAGTTGTCAACCTACTAATTTACATTGTCCAAAATTGCGCATTTGTTTCCATGGTCAATAAATTTCATTGTcatgcttttttatttttatttttattttattttaaaattcaggacCTTGGTTTCGATTGTCTACCATTATGTACCCTGAAATATGTAATCCTCAACAAGCTGTCAAGGAGCTGTCTGGTAATTTAAGTTTACTAAAATTATTCCTATTTCTATACCAAAGTCTTTCCTGACAGCAAAAACTTATTTATGTGACATTGCAGCAACTGGCTATCTGTATCTCTTTGAAGATACAACTAAACTACATGATGATGAAATGAAGGACCTTTTGAGTCTGCTCACTGTTTCTGAGCTTCGTGACATTTTATGTACACTTAGAAAGGTTTGGATTTTTTATGTCTACTTCCTATTGTTCTTTGTGTCACTATAGCAAATCTATACTCTGTAAAAGCATTTCTTTTTATCCTGGTGTAGTGTTTTAGGCTTggaatgtaattattattatgccAGTGTCATGTGCCACTGGCCAAATCATCTGCCAGTATGGTCATCTAACAACCCACTAGAATTTCTAGCTTAAAGttcttttccttttccattttctcATCATCATGTGTAGATGTTGTTGGCCAATGACCATACAAtatttgcaatttttttattttgagaaaacATATAAGGAAGTTGAGCTTTGCATTGCCCCATGAAAACAgaaaaaatggaaggaaaaaaaaCAGAACTTGTCTTCAATATGAAGAGGTCAATATTTCTTATcgacttctttctttttcttttaccatAATGTCTTTGATGCTACTAAAGTTCTACTACAAAAGGGTTTATTGGATCATGAACAATCAACTAGGATTTTCTCTAAATAATTTCTTTGTACTTTGATTATTCTTTATTGGAACTTTTGTGTCTGTTTGTGTATGTTTTTGAACATATGAAGCAACATTTTCTACAGAGTTAAAGCACTGATAATGAATTATCTAGCTGTATCTATATGATAACGAAATTGAAACATATTATCTTCTTCTGTTCATATAAATCAATGACATGGTGATCTAATTCCAACAGTTAGGTAAGAAGTTCATATAAATCAATGAAAATGGTGATCTAATTCAAACAGTTGGGCTTTTCTTACAGCTCTTTGATTTCTGCTAAGCTACTCTTATGGAAGATTCCCAtttttattgcatatatttttcaACTGTTTACGTTTTCTTGAATTAATGTAGCACCACATTTATGCCTTTATCCCATCATATTTCTCTTAAAGAATGACTGTAGTTTTACTGTTCATCATTATTTACAAGCATGATTTGAGGTCAACATGTAGTTAAAGCACATTTAAGTTTGAATATAATACAAGTAGGAAATGGAGCATTTTGGTTGGGTCTTCGTAATTTTGGTTGATTCCATAGTTTATGCTCCTAAACTAATGGATTGGCCTCTGATGACTACACATTAAGAGATCTGCTGTGTGGACAGATACGGGTCAAACATTTTATGTCTATTCACTACAGTAACAATTGTATGGAAATTTTGATTTGCCAACAGCGTAGGTTGAGTTGGTAGGGATCAGATGCTTTGCTTGTAAAGCTCAGGTTTGATTGCCACTGCCAACAGTTCCATGCCTTGGCCCTACTACTGGTTATCCTTCCGCCACCTAAACTTATTGATGTGATTTTTCAAAAGTAAATAAATGCATTAGATCGAACATTGATACTAGCTTCATTTCTTTAGTTCAGTCATGAGTTTAAGGTTTGCAATAGATTTTGCCTTTCCAATCTCAAATTGGCTTTCTTATTTTAGCGGATCTGTGCAAAATCGGGTATTTTAAGCATCTTATTTTCAGTGAGAATAATCCTATTGGCATGGCTTAATCCGTTAGTCTCGCAATTGAGATAAGATTCAGGGAACCACATTTCTGAAAGCATGGTTGTTGCCTGCTATTTTTGCACTAGCTGCTTTTCCTTATGTTGCACTAATTGTTCTTTGTCACCTCTTTTTTGTTTAGGATGTAGTAGTAGCACACACTTCTAACACAATACTAGTGTTTTAAAAGTCAGGCGTTGCTTGGCTATTTTAatcatcaaaacaatttttttgttttgtgctCCTCATTTCCCGTTATTCTAAGTAGTCATTTGTTGACTGAATTTCTATGTAATAGTCCAGTACACCCATGGTTTTTGCTTCTATTAACCGTTATGGTATCAAGTATGTGtttcttactttgtttctttGATGGTCCTCTGTATTCTGTTGAGTGTTCAGAAATGTAATCACGGATCAAGAAAGCAAAATCTTATTGCATCTCTTCTTTCCTGCTATAAAGGTGGATCatggtaaatattattttatagcaACAATTCATCAATTTTATGTAGTTTGCAAAAGCCCAATTGTACGTGTTAATTCTGACTTATTACTGTTGGTATATAATTTGCAGCCCTGTTCTACAACGGTTAATTTGGGAGAGAACCGAGATTTGTATTAGGGCATCTCCAGAAGCTGAATCCCTTTTTTGGCGTGCTGAGGTGCTTGTACTAGTTCTGCCCCAGAATACTGCCGTGATACCCCATATGGTgtttaacaatttaatataatgaGTCTTGTTTTGTACTGCAGACGCTTTTCTTCCTAAATGGAGAACAGGATCTGTCGGCATTCCTACTGGTGGATCTCAGGATTGTCAAGTATCCTACTTACAACTGCATAATTTTAGAACAGATTTTCTCGAATAAAAGTGACTTACTTGCATATGAAGAGGTCTTGATTTCTCTCTATTTGATTATACCAGTTGAAATTTTGTTGTCCTTTGCCACATATAATTGTAATGTGTTGCAGGCCATTGAAGTGGCTCAAGTAATTGATCAGTCTCTTGATGAAAACAACTTTGAGTTGGTTTTAAGATGCATCATGATAGCTGATTCCCGTATATCCTGCTGTCCCGAGAAATTGATTGATTCCACAAGTCCTGATTTAATGGCTATATTTCGATCATGCTTCTCAGCATCATGGGTGTATTCTAAAGTAATCTTGCTTGGAATTTCCTTCCTTGAGTGTGAGCGTAGGTATGGAACATGATTCTTTGgtataagtaaaaataaaatcgCCCTTATCATTTTTTGACTTATCTCTTGTCTATTAAGATGACATTACGGGGAACTAATTATCTTTTAAACTCTTTATCTTTCTAGGCTTTGCCattgtttgattgaatgatttATGCGCACAACCATCAATGATCacttaaaagattttttttatttcaaaataagatGGTTCTGGTTGGATAGTAACAGTAGCAAGAGTGTAGTAGTAATAGTAGCAATTGTAGTATTCTATGGTACTCAAACTCTAGTGTGAGTGTCGTATACAAGCTTTTGTTCGGTACAGATATGTTCAGTTTTGTGCAACCCGTTTCATGTATTTGGAGTCCCTTAAAGGTCATATCCCCATACCTGTATTCTGGATATGCGTTGGACATGAGTGTCCAACCCAggtattttaagaaaaatgaaaattcagTAACATTTTGCTAACTGCAATTGGATGTAGTGGTAGCAAATGGCAAAAGTAGCAACGTTGGCTGGGTGGTGATAGTGGTAGACAATAAAGCGACCATCAATGATCCAACAATGAATAAACTACTATGAGAATTCATAAGtgaaccataaaatttcattgaGCATGGTGCTACTTTCATTAACCTGGTTAATGATCTTGATGCATAAGAAAAAAGCCACATCCAAGACAAATGTtgggttttttaaaaatatttttataattgtcTTGTCTCAGGTACAAGGATGCGATACATTTACTAAGGCGATTGCTTGATTGCTTCACCTGTGATGCAAGAAGGGGATATTGGACCGTAAGATTATCTGTTGATTTGGAGCATATTGGCTGCCCCAATGAGAGTCTTTCAGTCGCTGAGGCTGGATTATTAGATCCTTGGGTTCGTGCCGGTTCAAGAATGGCACTACAAAGGCGAGTTCTTCGCTTGGCAAAACCACCTAGGCGCTGGAAAACTCCAAGTTTTTCAGAATCTCTTAAGAGGAAGATAATAGAGGTACTCACTACTATTTCCTTGTGTTGGTTTTGCTCCTTGAGCTGTGCACTTAAGAAGTTTCGAAGTATGCCTAACCTAGATTCATTTTCCTTGAAATACCCGTGCCGTGTCTGATTCATATATGAACATGGGTATGGGATATGATCCTCCAATGACTCTcgaaatacatgaaaatcttgGACACATCCATGTTTGGCACTCTCACCAGAGTCCAACTAACATTGTACTTAGCTAATTATATTAGTTTTCATCCTGAGACATACAGGTTCATATTCAAGGGAGACCATTGAACTGTGAAGCTGGTAGAAAAAGCCGGTTCTATGGGGAAGATGGGGAGCAATGTGGAGTAGAACAGTTAGCTCTACAGTATTATGCAACAGAAGGTGGATGGCAGGGTGTCCATACAGAGAGTGGTATATGGATGACTATCTTCGGGCTTCTCATGTGGGATATTTTATTTTCAGATGTACCAAATGTTTTCCGCACCAGATTCCAGGTACAATGCTCAATGTCAGTCATAAAAGAAACACAATATTTTGAATTGCTTTTAAAAGTCGGTGATGCTTTGTAATTCATTACATGCAAGTATGTGTTTCTTCATGCTTACGTATTGATTTGATTGCAATgccactttgaaaattttggttgtgTTGCTTGGTTCATTCTGAGTACATGATACGACATGACCACCTAAAACATGATAAAGAtaagaatatttgaatgtttaaaattttatataacacGATTTATTAACATATCAAAAtttgtataaatataaattactatGAACATGATTATGAGATGACAAGATATTCAACTAAATGACTTGCCAGTGAATTTAGCTGTTATAAATCGTAACAATCGGAAGGGTGATGAGACAGAATCTGAAACTCGAAACTTTCTCCACCCTTTAAATGATAACATACTAGTATACCATTTATATCCTTCAACATGATTGCttcgaatacatatatatttgaagACAAAAGCCATATTACTCGGATGAGAGAGTTAGGTACagatgtttaattttcttttaagtaATTTCCATGTACTTGGAAGGTCTTTGGAGAGTCATCCGTATACCCTATCCGAATGTTTTAAAACAggtacttaaaaaaataaaataaaagcaggAGCAATATGGGATTAAAGGGAACTAACAAACATTTGAAAGAGTACATGGCTTTGGCTTAATAACCAATTCAAGTTCTCTGAAAAttttcttcacttttttttttttttgtttgaaggGGGTTGGGGGGAAGAATTATGTATTAAATTTGTGAGTTTCTTAGATAAGTAAATATTTCCTTTTGCAGACTGCTCCATTGGATATGGATACTGATCATTTTTATCTGGCAAGAAAGAGCCTTATCGAGCCCCAACTACAAAAAATCCACGATGGTTTGGCTGAAGAGATTCTCAAAACATCATGGGAATTGCATATGGGAACAGCTTGTAGAGGAGTTAATTGGGACCAACACTCCCTTTCCGACCTTCGAGCAGCTGTTTCATGTATCAGAGGTCCTTGTTTGGCCTCTCTATGTAGACATCTCGCTCAGGATTACCGCAGTTGGTTGAGTGGAATGCCTGATTTGTTGCTCTGGCGGTTCCATGGGGACTACAAAGGTGAAGCCAAACTCGTCGAGGTTAAGGGCCCTAGAGATCAACTCTCCGAACAACAAAGAGCATGGCTGCTGCTTCTAATGGATTGTGGATTCAATGCGGAGGTTTGTAAAGTGAGCCCTACAGTATTATCCCCTTGAGGTTAGTTACCCTACTAAAAACCTGTATTACTCGGACGTATTTGAAAGTGTTGTATAGTTATGTATACCATGTGagtatattcaattatttcaagTTTTTGTTTTACGTGTATTTGGACTGTCAAATTCTTATATACTTGTATCTAAATATGCAATCGATACATGTAATTAAGTAGCATTGTTAAAATTCGAAGTCTTTCCAGGGAGTCCgatgtttttataatttcttcAACAAATGTTAGTATGGAATTTGTTACACCCTGCACTCAAAACAGTGTCGGATCCGAATACGTAAGGTACATTACATTGTTGAAGCAACTCTAATTAAAACTACTTTCATTACCAAGTAAATTAGcattcaaacaaaataaattttttacaaattCAACTATACACAAACATGTTTAACAAATctcaaatgatattttttaatgcAATTAGGGATTAAGCAAAATTAAGTACCGAATTAAGATTTGAATCCTAATTCTATTTATCAAAATCCAATAGTGATTTGAGACAGAtctcctttattttattaatttagctttatGTGTTTGTCTTGAGATACAAAAAACTCTTTATCTTGAGACTTGAGTCATATTATCTCGAGATTTGTTTGTTTAGTCTCAAGACCGAAATTTGCGAGATGCACCAAATAATCAATTATGTACTTGAGGTTTTGATACATGTTCTTAATTTTTTAAGACATTATTATAGAAATGCCTAAAATAAGCATTGTAAAGCACAAACACCAATCATTTCACACCTAATTTAGGCAAACATTAATCCAATATCAATTGCACAGATttaaataaccaaaacataatcaaCATTCTAACAACCTAGCAATCAATACACCTCAACCATACAAACCTAAATAAAGGATTTAACCATTAAGTTCATACAACTCAATCACTTCTCAACCATTAAAATTCAACTCAAGAAATATTATAAGTCCATTATagcaaaaacataccaaattcatattAGACCATAATACTCGACATAGGTAGATGCCATTAACTACACATACAAATAAATAACAGTACAAGTATGGTCCAAGTTGAGTTGACCTATTACCTCTGAATACTTTTAAGACTTCAATCTACTAAAAATCTATGGTGCTAACATAACTTGAATTCAATATATAATCAATGAtatgaaaaataagaaatttatatatgtatacatacaaCATTATACCAATTAGTCATATCTTAACATCAATGACATTAATCCCGATAATAAGGCACCCTCAGGGtattaaaatcttgttaaacttacctcaaatcaatctcaatattcattttataatacaattgaatatcatatatatatatcatgatcaTTTTATTAGTTTAGCCCTTTTAACTGACTTGGATTTGAGGATGATACACAAACCAGTCCATCGACACACTAATATATGAACTGATGTGCTAATCGAACATAAATGCATCGATCCCATAAACTACATCAGAATACGCTCGTACCCTTAAGGAATTGAGCTAGTGATATGTTCTCGACCCTCAAGGAATTAGAGAACTATTGCAATATAACACATTAAGCGTTGGATCAAATATAACATGCATTAAGTGTTGGATCTCCCACTTATCAAACAGACCTTATAGCATACCAATTATACTCGTAACTCTATTCGGCACTATTAATTaagcattattatttattaaaaatttatcaaaacacATTATAATCAAATACTTAACATGACCATAATATGATATTACAATctcaagtatacatatatatatgtacttcgACATATCGCATTCAAAATCGAATAGTTAAGTTCATAAATACCTCACATCATGTTTGATGTCAATATTATTCGGTTACAATTAATTATCTATGAAAGCattgattgaaattaaattatgtgaGCACAAATTTAGATATATACAAGAATTCAACAAGATATCAAGGTTGAATTACAACTTACCACCCgtaaaacaaaacattaataTTTTGCCATTTACTCCttgcatttcatttaattcaatatattttctttcaaGGTATCATCTGTATATATAGTTCACGCATGCCTAATTATTAACTTATTTTAGGTTCTCATATCAACAAAAATTTCTCATTTAATCCATGATTTAATCAACAATTAtaaatcataaccaaaacaacaATTAACATTAATGAATTCACAAGccaaatatttaattatcttatgtgatgaaaaaaatatgttagCATAAATCGGACTCGTTGTTTGTTGTTCGTTCTTGTCTTTTCGTTGTCCCTTGACATTTTGTTCTCGTATTTAGACTCATTCAAAGATACAATTATAGAAACAATATTAGTTTCTCATTatcaaatatacaaaatttacaaataaaacgTGTTATACATATTTTCTTTTTGgtccattttaaccttaatgt
Protein-coding sequences here:
- the LOC107887276 gene encoding fanconi-associated nuclease 1 homolog isoform X2; the protein is MVYFSALSTDNEESRNHMDGTVDSISGMAIDTFIVGRKFSDEKEVNLGANISLLRDPDNIKDSNAIKVLSASSACCKVLGYLPLELAQYLSPLIEKYCLSFEGYVISVPKRSLDAVPIQIVCQNIIFNGKNGCDEFEALHLWQKALQVVEFAKNRPPNTTKYQQNFCLLLKEVLTSSPHLFTKDEKKFIESFTSLSEDSQRLFVRLYTRKGPWFRLSTIMYPEICNPQQAVKELSATGYLYLFEDTTKLHDDEMKDLLSLLTVSELRDILCTLRKKCNHGSRKQNLIASLLSCYKGGSCPVLQRLIWERTEICIRASPEAESLFWRAETLFFLNGEQDLSAFLLVDLRIVKYPTYNCIILEQIFSNKSDLLAYEEAIEVAQVIDQSLDENNFELVLRCIMIADSRISCCPEKLIDSTSPDLMAIFRSCFSASWVYSKVILLGISFLECERRYKDAIHLLRRLLDCFTCDARRGYWTVRLSVDLEHIGCPNESLSVAEAGLLDPWVRAGSRMALQRRVLRLAKPPRRWKTPSFSESLKRKIIEVHIQGRPLNCEAGRKSRFYGEDGEQCGVEQLALQYYATEGGWQGVHTESGIWMTIFGLLMWDILFSDVPNVFRTRFQTAPLDMDTDHFYLARKSLIEPQLQKIHDGLAEEILKTSWELHMGTACRGVNWDQHSLSDLRAAVSCIRGPCLASLCRHLAQDYRSWLSGMPDLLLWRFHGDYKGEAKLVEVKGPRDQLSEQQRAWLLLLMDCGFNAEVCKVSPTVLSP
- the LOC107887276 gene encoding fanconi-associated nuclease 1 homolog isoform X1, which produces MLTGRESLSRLIGKRRRFLPNLQSILSSPIRSSLNLLSDKNGGLTETESSKGKVEISSSDLVTCPVCESKVRGEDYTINSHLDRCLSRRTKRKLTQRTLLELNFGCSQSKLQISSDESERLLSSDLRKNCSDYEENVTRCFSKIDPREEKSHDQCRQLPHTESVKQIDVAGSAENPISDGRANTMVYFSALSTDNEESRNHMDGTVDSISGMAIDTFIVGRKFSDEKEVNLGANISLLRDPDNIKDSNAIKVLSASSACCKVLGYLPLELAQYLSPLIEKYCLSFEGYVISVPKRSLDAVPIQIVCQNIIFNGKNGCDEFEALHLWQKALQVVEFAKNRPPNTTKYQQNFCLLLKEVLTSSPHLFTKDEKKFIESFTSLSEDSQRLFVRLYTRKGPWFRLSTIMYPEICNPQQAVKELSATGYLYLFEDTTKLHDDEMKDLLSLLTVSELRDILCTLRKKCNHGSRKQNLIASLLSCYKGGSCPVLQRLIWERTEICIRASPEAESLFWRAETLFFLNGEQDLSAFLLVDLRIVKYPTYNCIILEQIFSNKSDLLAYEEAIEVAQVIDQSLDENNFELVLRCIMIADSRISCCPEKLIDSTSPDLMAIFRSCFSASWVYSKVILLGISFLECERRYKDAIHLLRRLLDCFTCDARRGYWTVRLSVDLEHIGCPNESLSVAEAGLLDPWVRAGSRMALQRRVLRLAKPPRRWKTPSFSESLKRKIIEVHIQGRPLNCEAGRKSRFYGEDGEQCGVEQLALQYYATEGGWQGVHTESGIWMTIFGLLMWDILFSDVPNVFRTRFQTAPLDMDTDHFYLARKSLIEPQLQKIHDGLAEEILKTSWELHMGTACRGVNWDQHSLSDLRAAVSCIRGPCLASLCRHLAQDYRSWLSGMPDLLLWRFHGDYKGEAKLVEVKGPRDQLSEQQRAWLLLLMDCGFNAEVCKVSPTVLSP